The DNA sequence GTCGTCGTACCTCACACGGAGACCCGCTCGCCTCAGGCTCTCACGTATCTCCTTCGCCTTCTCACCGAGACCGTCCTTAGACATCAGAGGGAAGACTCCGGCTATGAAGGGCGCGACGTTCGACGGGAGACGCAGGACTGTCCTCTCCTCCTCGTCGACCTCGTCCTCAGCGTACGAGTGCTCTATCACCGAGTAGATTATCCTGTCGACCCCGAACGAGGGCTCTATGACCTGAGGCAGGACGTTCCTTCCGTTCTCCTCTATCTCACGTATCTCGAATCCCGCGACATCGGTCTCGATCTCGTAGGTCTCTCCGTCGACCTCTACCTCGACAGTCCCGTTCTCGAATCTCTCGGGCTCTTCTTCGGCTAACTCTTCGAGTGCCTCGGCGACGTCTCCCGCTTTAGAGCCGTACTCGGGTCCTAAGACGCTCATGTCGGGGTCGACGACGGCTCTCTCCTTAGTCACGGGCTCGTCGTACTCCTCGAAGACACCCATCTCCTCACCCGACGCATCGGCGTGCTTAGACAGGTCGTAGCTTCCCCTGTCGGCGACTCCGTTGACCTCTATCCATCCGAAACGGTCGGTGTAGGTCTCTCCGTCCCAGCAGTCGCTCGCGTAATGGGCGCGCTCGTCGGGGAGATGCTGTCTGAACCTCAGACGTTCGGGGTCGATCCCGACCGACTCGTACCACTCCTGAGCCTTTCCGACGAAGTAAGCGATGGTACGGCTCTCTATGATTCCCGACTCGACCGCGTCACGCACCGTTGTCTCTACCGCCTCGCCGTCTTCGTCTTCCTGTTCCTCGACCGGATACAGACGTACCTCAGTGTCAGCGACACCGTCGAACTTGACGTCGTCGACCTCTCTGTCGGGGTGTTTGAAGTACTCAAGCTCAGCCTGTACGAACTCCCTGAGACGTACGATTCCCTTACGTGGATTTATCTCGTTCCTGTACGCCCTTCCCGTCTGTGCGACACCGAACGGCAGGCTGTCACGGTTGAACCGTCTCAGACGGGGGTAATCGACGAATATACCCTGTGCTGTCTCGGGTCTTAGGTAGGCTTTTCTCCCCGACTGGGGTCCTATGTTGGTCTCGAACATCAGGTTGAACTCGCGTGGCTCCGCGCCGCTTAAGTCGTTACCACACGCGGGACAGGCGATATCCTCGCCCGCTATTATCTCGCCGAGCTCTTCGGGAGACATACCGTCTGCGTTCTCTATCCCCGTGTTGTCCTCTACGAGATGGTCGGCACGGAAGAAGGCGTCACAGTCGGGGCACTGGACGAGCACGTCGGCGAATCCCGAGGCGTGCCCGCTCGCCTCGAAGACGTCCTCCTTTCCGACCGTCGTTGTCTCTATCTCGTCGAAGCCCTCACGTGTCACGAAGCTCTCGCGCCACTCGTCGAGTATGTTGTTCTTGAGTTCAGTTCCGAGGGGACCGTAGTCCCAGAATCCCGATGCCCCGCCGTATATCTCGAAGCTCGGGTAGAGATATCCCCTCCTCTTCGCAAGCTCAATTATCTCCTCGTACATATTACTGTACGGCTCTGAGGAGATTTACGTCCTTCAAGATTCCGACAAGGCTGTCGCCCCTCACGACAGGAAGCTGTTCGTGGTCGTTCTCTACCATACGTTCGGCGGCGACGCTGACGTCGGTGCTTCTCATAGCCTTGACAAC is a window from the Candidatus Afararchaeum irisae genome containing:
- the glyS gene encoding glycine--tRNA ligase; translated protein: MYEEIIELAKRRGYLYPSFEIYGGASGFWDYGPLGTELKNNILDEWRESFVTREGFDEIETTTVGKEDVFEASGHASGFADVLVQCPDCDAFFRADHLVEDNTGIENADGMSPEELGEIIAGEDIACPACGNDLSGAEPREFNLMFETNIGPQSGRKAYLRPETAQGIFVDYPRLRRFNRDSLPFGVAQTGRAYRNEINPRKGIVRLREFVQAELEYFKHPDREVDDVKFDGVADTEVRLYPVEEQEDEDGEAVETTVRDAVESGIIESRTIAYFVGKAQEWYESVGIDPERLRFRQHLPDERAHYASDCWDGETYTDRFGWIEVNGVADRGSYDLSKHADASGEEMGVFEEYDEPVTKERAVVDPDMSVLGPEYGSKAGDVAEALEELAEEEPERFENGTVEVEVDGETYEIETDVAGFEIREIEENGRNVLPQVIEPSFGVDRIIYSVIEHSYAEDEVDEEERTVLRLPSNVAPFIAGVFPLMSKDGLGEKAKEIRESLRRAGLRVRYDDSGAIGRRYRRHDEIGTPYTVTVDYDTLEDGTVTVRDRDTTQQVRVAADDLPGILEDLRDGRTEFGDL